The genomic segment TGGCGATATAATAGTACTTTCATCATCTCGTTCTGAGTTTCTATGCACTTAGATGAAAATAATTGTCACTCACTGTACAATAGATGTCAAAATGCtatacaatatttttctgtGCCAATTTGTTTCGGAAAGAAAAGAATGTAAGAGtgaaatgcaaatttttgtttctGACTTGTGGGAAGCTTCAGATTTTGCGAATCTGTATTCCAGTGAGGGCCACCCTCGACAAATCATAAGTAGTAAGAAACTCAAGTCAACTCGGTGCCAGAGATGTCTTGACATTATTACTCAGACAGCCAATACCTTCTGTATCCATCCTTTCAATTTTTTCCTATCCTACAAATATCTGTTAACACATGTCCAATAACATTTCAGGGTTATTACCAGACATGGATTGCTTATTTTCTCCACAGCAAAAAAAACATTCCTAACAGAGTTGACTATTTTAACGAGCGCTGTAATCACAGTGAGCGTTTAAAAATCTGAGATAGTAATTTAAAGTTAAATAGGAGTTTTTTTAAAACGCTGGTCATAAAATGAAAACCACCCCCTTTTGGTCAGAGCAGCCTGGTTTGCACTCCTGTTCACTTGTGCTGCTGCCTCTATTTTTTCTTAGTAATATTGATTTTTCATGTTATGGCAAATAGATTTATTTTCGCCACAGAGGTGCAGGAAATATAGTAACTTTAACGAAGAGTTCAAACTATCAGAAAATAACATAGGAATTCTGTTAACAGGCcggaaatgaaataaaaaaaatagcaattttcaaaaaatttaagcaATTCTAGGCTCAAATTTCAAGGATTTACAAACTTCATGAACCTCCTTGGCGTTGTCAGAAAAGATAAAGAATAACCTTGCATTATACCATGAATTTCAAACACCAGAAACCCTTGCTCCTGTAATAATTTGTACAAAAGTATTTACAATAAAGTGCAGAATTAAATATCAGCACCAACTTGGAACTCAAAAGATAGATAGATATTTATTAACCATGTTCATCTAACACTTATTTTTGAGATAGCTTGTGCTCTGTGttcagtattttgaaataatgcTCGGATAAGACCTTTAACTTCAGTTATAGAAAACGCGGCAGCCAGTGGACCTTTCCCTTCAGACCACCTATCAACTATCTCTCGAAGACTCCCAGAAAGTACAAGAATAAGCTCTTGCAATCGATGCCATTTTGGAACCTGTTTTTGCCATGTAATATCCAATTCGATGTCATCCTTTCCCTCTGCCTGGAAAATCATAGGAATTTTATCGGAAAGCATAAGACAGTAGAGCTTTAGTGATATTGAATCATCAGCAGAGATATCTTCCATGGTGcaaataatcaaaattaattcaGCAATGCAGGCATTAACAAGGGTGCATAATGCACGTTTGAAAATATGTGCCTGAAGAACTTCAGTCCATACCTTTTTCAAATGATTGAGCAAGTCAAGAATTTGCCTTATAGCTTTCTCACCAATTTCATACTTATCAGCACCTCGCAGTTCAGAGAATGTAAGAAATGGTTCAAGACATTGAATCATTATATCTTTCTGCCTCGACATTTGTTTTAAAAAGCATTCAGCACCAAGTCGACGAAGCACAACAACTTTATCCATAAAAGTCAGCACTCTAAGCAGTTTACTTGCATTCGGTGTTACTGAAAACTGGTGACCAAACGTAATTAAATGGTGGGCAAGATACATGCAATCATTGTAAAATATAGCAGAAAACTGAGGAAGATTTTCCAGCGAATTAGCGTGGTAAATTGGATATGCAGTACCATACAAATCAAAGATATTCTGAGTTATTGTGACCAATTTTACGGCACAAACTGGGTCAGACTGTGAAGCTTCTTGCATTGTTTTATATGCCAACTTCATGAGATCAATTGCACATATGCTTACGTGACATTCTGGAAAGCGTAAAGTATCATCACTTAATTTTTTATTGGGCCTCTGACTATTAAATCCTGTTCCGACGGGCATTTTTACTAGTTCTGAAGTGGATTTCCTTTGTTTCAAAATTCGAGAGAAATCTCCAAAATCTTTATCACTCATAAGTTGCGTGTTATGAATTTCCTTTTTCATTAAAGTTCTTGCTTGTTGGAGGATATCAGTACATCTTTGATTGGCAAAATGAGAACTAACATTTGTGACGTAAGCAAGGAGTTGACTACCTGATTGTCCTTCTTCGTTATACGGAATAAAATTGATCGACATTAAGGCAGACTCGAAACTTTTAACAACATCTTCTACCACTTTGTAGTTTTCTAATTCTTCCATATTTTTCGGTATTGTCAAAGCCAGACATTTGTCTATTAGCATTTGTAATAGATCATCTCGTATGTATTTACTAAAGATCAACATCACGACGTCTTTATCATCATTGCTTTTAGTTTTGAATCGCAACAAATTGGTATTTAAACATTGCAAAATCTTTACCACATTCTTGAAAAGATTGGCTGGAGTGCTGGTAGCATATTTTGTATCGGATGTAAGGCTGGAAGCCTTGACAAGCTGTATTTTGCGATATGTCTGAGTCGCATTCTCATCGCAGTCAAAATCAGGAATTAGGCCCTGGTCATTTATCAAGGGTACAAAGATATACTTCATGACCAACTCTGAAAATTTTTGTATCTTTTGATTTACCCTACCAAGCATGGACATTGCGTATATGAAATCCTGAAAATTCTTAAAGTTTTCACACTTTGGATCTGATACCTTTTCAAAGAAGGGGATATTTAGAACTGCGTTTTCTGTGGTTTCGTCTTTTCCAGGAAGAATCCATTTGACATCTCTCATCCATTTTTCATCAAGGTCATATCTTACACCTTCAAGGGTAAGTTTAAAATGCTGATCCAAAAATTTATAAACTGCTAAATCACTCATATATGTTTTCTTGATGCCTTCTAGGATAGCTTTAATTTCTAGTAAAGCAGAAGCAGACTCAACGAAATCATCATTTTTACTAACTTTTTCAAAAAGTGAACTCAGTTCACAAATTCTCTCCATTGCAAAAAGTAATTCACTAGTTTGAGAATGCTCATCCGAAAGCCGTTCAAATTCACTCGTTGAATCTTGAAGTTGCGTTTTAACAACTCCTGAAAGAGTTCCTTGAATATCTTTTGCCTTCTCTTGTTGCAAACTAATATCACTTAAAAGGGTCTGACAGGACATAAATAAAGGGTTAAATTCATGATATttctttttaacaaaattgTCGACTTTGGCCTTCAACTCATTGGATTCCAATGTTAATTTTGAGATTTTGGTTTGAAGATCTTCTTTATCTAATTTTCCAGCTTGAAGAAGCACTTCAGTAACAAGTGatgtcattttcaatttttttaagtaTATCACTGAAAAGATAGTCAACAAATAGTCGGGAATAAGTCAACAAGCAGGATGTCTTTTTAATGGTACCAcaaaggataggataggatttacatatttatcccggggggagaggaaagccgataagacggcttatccatatggcgaatcacggcctctcgtccggttagcaTTCCAAAGtggattattcaatatttaaataataaatgaaataatattaaataacataCGGTATATTATGTACATTATTTCCAGAAAATCCATAGCATTCCATTAATTAATTAGCTGATTTCAATACAAGTTGGGTAccgtatatttttaattattgtgcataaaaaataacaaaaatggtAATAAGTCATAAGCTATCACAGTATCAAGTTAAGTTCTTttgttatataataaaattcgttttttaaattttcaatatttctttttgcgAGCATGGTGTCTGGTCAAAGTTCGTAAGATTTGATCTCGACTTAACCAACAGAGTGAGAAATACCGGTACTAGAGGCACTTTCACAATAGAATTGAATGAACCTAACATATCACAATCGTATATAACTTCATGTCAAAGGAGATTTATCGTTTACAGTTGTTGGTTTTGAATAAACTCCCACTAACAGACTAGTAATGTTAAATTCTTTCGAGTAACGACAGCTTACACCAGAGATGACGATTCCCAGACCTCATACAGCAATCAATCATAGTTCACTGAAATGAAAGCGCCAAAAATGGCGGTGTTGCTTGGAGCTGTAAAATGAACCCGGGAGcgatcatgctaagcgttaggaatacgctcgcccgCGCACCCTCAGATTGCCCTGCGTGGTtacgcaggttcgaatcccatgcgtgGATAATTCTGTGCGAAAGAATTGCTGAACTTTCCgtcgtcgtagggtggttcacgtaaccgctagtcGGTTACGTACGGCATCCTCTATCATCAAGGCCCTGCAACtaaaaacgaataactggcttacaaatcccatacccgacatggactggtaaccggcgagaagccatggttcgccatatgataaagCCGTCCTACCGGCTTTCcactccctcgggataaatatgtaaatcctatcctaacgtAGCCGTTTCAACCTCTCATTCAAGTTGATATTGTTAACCCTTTCATAAGTTTTGTTGTTCCTCAACAACATACCCACTACGACTACGGTAACCTTGATTGTCTTGGCAattttggttgaaatttttttattgcagATCGGAAATTGAGCatgtttgaaaacaaaatttcgtATGATAACCtaattattgatgaaaataaaaaacatggCCGTGGTTGACAGTTATAGTTCTGGAACAATACTAGAATCGTTTATATTACATTTCTTTGGTAATTGAGTAATTGACTTGTAAATGCTGTTGGCAAACAACATCATGAAACTATGGTTGGCAATATTTAGAAGTATTTTATTTTCCTTATTCCGCTAAGAGGTCGTAGAATCCATAGAGGATTGCCTACAGCAGTTTATTTGAACAACCAAATTGCAGAAACAACAGGCCTACATACTGcttggaatttaaaaaatatttttcaactatttttaaattttgtagaaaTTTTGTGTCATTTATTGAAAATCAGGAAATGGGTCTTGTATCTTGCATTCACCAAAACAAGTATTGGAAGTATTGTATTGAAATACATGCTGGAATTCGGATGCGCCAGAGAGAAAACTTGCTTTACATGCAGGGAGTGTCAAACTTTTTTGCTACCCGGTGCGAGTTTCTCATTGTAATGTTCCTCATACCTAACAACTTCTATCATCTACCTACTTCAATCACCTATAACTAAGCAACAATCTCACCCATAAATCGTGTTTCCCGGGGCGCTGCCCCTATTGTATTCAGGACACTCCCCTGGTTATATGTTACACGCAACTTTAGAAATGGCCCTTCCTCAATCCGCTATTTTAAAGCTGTTTTTGATGATAATTCAAAGTTGTATTCAGAACGGAAAGTCGGACTTATGTTTTAGTTTGAAAGTTTGACAAAATGTAGAGTGGGTTGAATTGCATAAAACTCTTGGAATCTATGCTTGAAAACAAAGTATAAGTgggaacaataaaaatatatataccgtatatatattaTGGCGATAATAAATCTTGCTATGCACTTGATTTTTAACATTGTGAAATGTAAACAGGGTTGggcattttaaatcaaatagtAATTTTTTGGAATCGGTCAgacgaaaatttgaaatcgccgacatcttttttttttgttcactaAATATATAGGTTGCGAGTGATTTATTGACAAAACAGGTTTCTTATTCTTCCTAGTGAACACAAAACCAACTGTCTGAATGATGGAGTGTATGCTTtcggtaattaaaaaaaaagtcgcaTTCAATTACCAATCTCTCAAgcatttgaaatttgatttgaaaaatattcgattcaattctGGGACCACTAAGTATTTTAAAATGCCCTGCTCTAAATGCGAACAAATGTTTATGGAATTATGATAAATCTTCGGGGAAACTAAGAAGATGATTCGTATATTGGCGCGTATATCCAAAAAATTTCACATGAGCCTAGTTtaacacacacacatatatatatatatatatatatatatatatatgggccACAGTAAAGATTAGTATCTGAAAATAATGACATGTTCAGAAAGTATAGCAAACACCGAAGAGTTTTCTTGATATGCTGTGTCgtccatgtatcaattttgaacTGCGAGCTAATGCGGGAAATCATTAGGCAAATTAATTGAATCTGTGCACATTTGAGTCTTTTATTGCAAAATCTAGAAAAGAACTAATACGACAATCGGTATCAATGTCTCCATATTATCAAGGTTATCCAATAGATCTCAATCTGgcgatataaatatatttagacATTTTCTATCTATAAAAAAATCTGTAGAAGCGGATTTTGCTCGCTGTGTGGGCGAGTGAGTGAGGCGAGGCGAGTAAGTGATcggaaaagagaaaaaaatggtttgaaatgtttttacaTAAACTTAAAAAAGATCTTTTTCCGGGACTCAGAGAACCCATAGTCCATCTTGTTGTAAAGTTGATTAACGTTAATGTTCATTATGAGTAGTTTCATTGCAGTAATGGGGGTTTCAAGAAATTCACTCATTACCTTTCTTTCATGATGTAGTTTCCAAACAACGTCACAGAACTctatgatgacgtcatcaatacGTCATCATTTTCAGTATATATGCCATTGACATCGTAAGTACTTCgtttcaatacaaaaataattttttccttGTAAGCGAAAAAGTCATGCATACTCACACTCCATAAAGTTTGTAGATTTGTATATAAAAAATGTCATGATTTTCTTCAACCATGGTCGGAGCAGATGAGTTGTATTGAAATTCATAATAAATATTCCTTCTTCCCCAATAAAATTACGGTATGTGACTCACAATGATCGGCCAGCAAGATCTTCCGCGAAAAATGCTGGGCTTCTGCAAAAAGTTTTCGATAATCTCCCGATGTTACATCACCGACATAGCAAATCCTCGGGTGGTTCGGGAATTAAAAATACAGATTTCATGCATTTGTCAacggttttcaaatattttgtaagaaaattttCATTATGATATCACGTACTTGTGGTTCAGTTCTATCGAATGCAgtgttataaataaatttagttacCAGTGTGAAATTAGAGAAGTTCAAAGTTGCTTCACAttccaataatttattttaatattatgtcaCATTATTTACAGTAGACGTTCCATCCCGACAAATTACTGCATTTCGTTTCAATCGTACTATATATAAATTAGTACAAAGCAAGAGCgtaatgcaattttttgttattgatgCCAAGAAAATATTCGCACGTATTCcgcaataaaataaatgcaacaCAGTTTCAACATACATCTCACAAAATGTATATGTCGGACTTAGTGTGTTATTTATGTTATATAAATGATCATTTGTGAGTATTTTAAACCAAATTTGACATGAAAATATCGAAGCCGTGATTCAGTTCAGAATTGAAATAATGTTTCATGCAGTGCCAGCCAAATTTTTAAGGTCCTACACAATTCatcattttcttattttttcagATCAGACGGCATAATTTTGACAGTACGAAacctatcatatatatatatatatatatcggtaaGTTTAAGCATTGctctaaatttatattttttacgaCTCTTTTCACGACTTTCTCTTCGAACAAGGCGCTATACAAGCAGCAAAAATGAGTTCATGATACAGAATCATAAGCTTTTTATAAATttaggtttatttttatttctgaaagaccttcaaattttaataaattttcaacgTAAGATCTTCCTGGTTTCTATTTGGTGACTGAagcaggtctagcccacctcttcatgcatccaacttggcaattctgattgggcaatttggcattaggtgaccccaattataatcagtttgacgatatcttttgaggaTTTTCTTTCTATCCACAGTATATAACTCTTGttgactaattcggtatccaatttggcaatcctcataaaattattaatttggtgtggcaaaagaatttattcatttttttttaattttttttttatatttttcattttaccgagtaatttaattgttttaaGGCACGCTTTTTTCAACCTTATCATATGTCTCGAGGATTGTATGAGTGTGTGTGTATGCGTTCGtgctttaatttgtttttatacttttgggtgagcgaacgcgtactacttcttttatcaatacctttccatctaaaatctgtacgctcTAAACAttacttgaggttttgtttgctctcccgattctataatcagttattTCCTTTTTTGTCTTTATCTTATCTATTATTCTATCGTCTACTgttgattatggagtcgaaataaatttatactgGGACTCGTTGTccttttatgtttgtatttttttacgATCAAACGTTTGGGTTAAATAAGATTTCGAAAATAtcgtcactgcgtatccgtcaataattctgataaaattgacttaATGGCATCACTGCATATTGGTCACGAATCAGTACATATTATAGGCTATTCGCCCAGAAAAATGTAATAttgtaatgttacttcattaaatatttgtattggtgtttcaaattttacgaaacggtcCACTTAAACATGATATTCCCGTAACAGTGGTGCACAACATGCTCATTTAAACTTTGTCCACGCCCCGtattaccagatattcgaattgTAAACTGctattttactattcgaataatttgccagccctactcagtaaccagaaaacagaaattaaattgattgattttaggataggatttacatatttttatcccgagggagaggaaagccgataagacggcttatccatatggcgaaccacggcctctcgtccggttaccattccaagtcgggtatgggattagttatattgtttgttttcggaaacatggacttggtggtggaggaagccgtaaccgaccagcggttacgtgaaccacccaacgaaggcgaggagtccagcaatcctctcgcacataaccatccctgcatgggattcgaacctgcgaacccacgcagagtaattagaggtgcggtggcgagcgtattcctaacgcttagcccgttgagccacaccgccgcgccattttTAAACTTGCCTTCTATTTATTATGTAAATGACCTGCACCGAAATCAGAACTtagctggtattaatgtttggtacaaacgtttggGGCTCGCAACGAATTTCGTTActtgaaagtggcccgcgagacgaaaaaaGTTGGGCAGGCCTGCAGTAGGCTATGAGATGTTTCCAGGATTCTCTGAAAAATTTAGCTGTGGAATGGGGATCCATTTTACACCGTACTAGATACTGTAGTTGAATATTTGGTCGAATTTTTTTTCAGAGAGCTTTCATTTGGTCGAATTTTTTTTCAGAGAGCTTTCATTTGGTCGAATTTTTTTTCAGAGAgctttcacattttaaaaaagttAATAGGTCTTTACGTTGTTGGTCATCTTCATTACaaatcattacaaaaatatcaatatggtgtggcagaaaaattttttttttttcttttcttgtatttatttatttattttttttgtttactgtatagtataccctaaatttatcgcgtcttattcttacttaaataaattctcagtggttgtgtgtgtgtgtgtgtgtggctggtgggtgcatgtgagcgtgtgtgaaataacctaataattttaggtgagtaaacacgtaccacttcctctcggcaaaaccttccatcttatattttgtacgttataaaccttatctaaggttttgtttgctcccctgatttcataatcagtttttatttatttgtttttatctgtcaaatgtattgttatgctgattatggagtcgaaataaacttatacttatacttattatactTATCTTGTTCAGTAAGGTTTGTTGATATAGGCCTACTTGTATTATTTTTTGTCACCAATTTTTTTTGGGAGCTATACATTAGAGGCGTTTATTTTGTGACGTGCACGTCAGTGATggtattcaaaattttctttcaaattttctgacTTATCCGGAATGATTATCACGATATTGCAATAACGGGTGCGCGTGAACCCGTACAATCACTCTTTATTTCTTCACTAGTTTTGGCTGTTTGTAATATCCTGCTGTCAGTGGgattataaaaatgtgttaacAATAATGATAAACTAATTACTGGGTAGGCATTATCTGTTCTGACTCAAATTTATTATGGTGTTGACTTCCTCGAtgggagaattttttttttataaaatccaaGAGAACAGCCAAGTCTAGGCCCAACGATAACCTCCACCCTAACCCCTAGTGGCGAAGTCGACTAGACCCACTCAATGTCCCGATTGCAACTTTCGTACCTACTGTGTCTGTTGAGATATTATGATTTTCAGGAtaagtttttcatattttatttaaaactatCTCTAGGAAGAGAAAGGTAGATGGCGTTTATATGGCATAACCTCTCGCTCGACGACTCGTCCATTGGGTTATCAATATGAGTTGTGGAGTTGGCATCCGAGTGATTAGCATGGAGTACGGTACCTAATGTGAGTTTGCAGTGTTATAACGAACATAGTTTTCTCCTTTTTGACCTTTGCGTTTTTTTTGCACAGACTGTTATTAATGATGTCTCCTATTTTGGGGGCTAATCTTGGAATCGGAGACATGTGTGGTAGGTACTGTAGTTTAGGAAGGAGCTATTTTTAAAGACATCGTTTTATTAATAACAGAAAATGAAACTTATATTAAACAGCTAACATTGGGctctattttataaataatccCGTACCGTTAATAAAACCTGCTGTTATAATGACCGATATTGCAACCAAGAGGAATTTTCGTGCCCCCTATTTTGGGAGAGGGGTACGTGTGGTCGAGAATAAGAAGGCATTGGAAAATTTGTTAAAAGATGATACAATAGATAAAGACAAACTAGCACAATATTGCAGCTTCCATCCTCTTCCTGCCATGTACAGAGTATTGATATGGAAAATTCTTCTTGACGTACTTCCTGTTCATCAACAATCTCATAAATTTGTCATGAAACAAAGATGCGAACAATACGAAGATCTTCACCATGCTCTGAAAGTTATGAGAAAAATCGATGACAAGACGAGTCGGCCTCATATATATTTGAGTGCTTATATTCTCGAAACTGGACAGTTTGGATTGCATCTTTATCATGAAAAATGGCACGACCTTTTTCTAGACATCTCGTCCTCTGTTTGTAAAATGACTGATGATAATGTAGATGGATACTGGCTTTCTGTCAATATATATGAAACATTTTCgggttattttgaaaaaaatgatgaacATGAAATGACATTTTGTCAAGCGTTTTCTTCGGTTCTCAAAAAAGAGAGTCCAAAGTTACACGAACATTTAAGTAAAATTCAAGCATTAGCATGTCTTCCTTATAAACGATGGTTCATTAGATGCTTTTCGGGTACTTTGCAAACTGATGGTGGACTTGAACGAGTATGGGATGTTTTAATAAGTggttatttcacatttttgccaTTTGTAGCTGTTCAAATACTCCTTACAATGGAAAGAAGATTATTACGACTCGAAAATATCATGGGGATATTAGATGCTTTGAACGAAATACCTTATGAAGAGGAAGTTGGTGAAGTAATTGCGTGTAAAGGTGTTGACCTTTGGCAAAGACATGCTGCaaaaaattctggaaaataaaatcctttttattatattttgatcaatttttgtaaaagtcTACTCAAAGCAAGGTTACACGATAGTGAAATGAAAAGTGCATCAAAAGTTTTGTTTGCAGTGAATGAGGGGCAAAAAAGGTTGATTATTAGTAATAATTTAGCAAACTTAAAATGTTTAAGTAACTTATTTTTGGACAATATTAGATTGTACTTGATAATGTATTAGTGTACAatatattgtatgaaaaattttatcaaaaaataccACATATTGGAATCATTTATTGAGGTACTTGGGGGTGACCAGCATTTACTGATAGTATTTTTTCATCTATTATAATATAGTAATCTAATTGCTATGTATTTATCATATAATATTCTGAATAATCATCCAAGAATGCCTACCTGCCCATGTCTAACAATTTggataattaaaatgaaaatgaaaaatcaaatagGGATTTCCCTTGGTTAATCCCCAAAATATTACAGATTAACAATGAAAGATGGTGCAATAGAACGATTCTCCTATGAATAATATTCCTAAAATTTTACAGACCGTAACCATGATTCAAATCTATGCATATGGGTGTGCGTGGGAACCTTTATGTTGGAGAGTGACAATTTTACCTTGTATTGTTACTTTTTCTTACTTATTTACAGTTAGGACTAAGTTATTAAAACACATAATGCAACAAAACATGTGAAATTCAgtcaacaaatattttgatattgagGAAGTTGAAACACTACCGTGCTAAAATGGCGTACTTGCATAAGGAACCCATTGATTCCTCTGCTACAATGCTAAAGAATCTCTTCGTCAGAGATCGGGAAAAAGGTCAATATTTGATCTGtgaattattagatttgatgaTGGAACCAAAACATCAAGCTTTTATTGAAAGGTATAGCTAGTTTTGACTTTGTAACTTTACTTGTACTCAATTGACTTTTTTGTTGAATATATAGAAAATGATATTATGTATATGCTAAAAGTAGGGTAACAGTTTACAataatt from the Styela clava chromosome 5, kaStyClav1.hap1.2, whole genome shotgun sequence genome contains:
- the LOC120344773 gene encoding centromere/kinetochore protein zw10 homolog, which gives rise to MTSLVTEVLLQAGKLDKEDLQTKISKLTLESNELKAKVDNFVKKKYHEFNPLFMSCQTLLSDISLQQEKAKDIQGTLSGVVKTQLQDSTSEFERLSDEHSQTSELLFAMERICELSSLFEKVSKNDDFVESASALLEIKAILEGIKKTYMSDLAVYKFLDQHFKLTLEGVRYDLDEKWMRDVKWILPGKDETTENAVLNIPFFEKVSDPKCENFKNFQDFIYAMSMLGRVNQKIQKFSELVMKYIFVPLINDQGLIPDFDCDENATQTYRKIQLVKASSLTSDTKYATSTPANLFKNVVKILQCLNTNLLRFKTKSNDDKDVVMLIFSKYIRDDLLQMLIDKCLALTIPKNMEELENYKVVEDVVKSFESALMSINFIPYNEEGQSGSQLLAYVTNVSSHFANQRCTDILQQARTLMKKEIHNTQLMSDKDFGDFSRILKQRKSTSELVKMPVGTGFNSQRPNKKLSDDTLRFPECHVSICAIDLMKLAYKTMQEASQSDPVCAVKLVTITQNIFDLYGTAYPIYHANSLENLPQFSAIFYNDCMYLAHHLITFGHQFSVTPNASKLLRVLTFMDKVVVLRRLGAECFLKQMSRQKDIMIQCLEPFLTFSELRGADKYEIGEKAIRQILDLLNHLKKVWTEVLQAHIFKRALCTLVNACIAELILIICTMEDISADDSISLKLYCLMLSDKIPMIFQAEGKDDIELDITWQKQVPKWHRLQELILVLSGSLREIVDRWSEGKGPLAAAFSITEVKGLIRALFQNTEHRAQAISKISVR
- the LOC120344039 gene encoding TBC1 domain family member 7-like, with the protein product MTDIATKRNFRAPYFGRGVRVVENKKALENLLKDDTIDKDKLAQYCSFHPLPAMYRVLIWKILLDVLPVHQQSHKFVMKQRCEQYEDLHHALKVMRKIDDKTSRPHIYLSAYILETGQFGLHLYHEKWHDLFLDISSSVCKMTDDNVDGYWLSVNIYETFSGYFEKNDEHEMTFCQAFSSVLKKESPKLHEHLSKIQALACLPYKRWFIRCFSGTLQTDGGLERVWDVLISGYFTFLPFVAVQILLTMERRLLRLENIMGILDALNEIPYEEEVGEVIACKGVDLWQRHAAKNSGK